A single window of Mycolicibacterium madagascariense DNA harbors:
- a CDS encoding arsenate-mycothiol transferase ArsC translates to MTDSLPAQPAPPTVLFVCVSNAGKSVMAQGLMRHAAQGRVNTLSAGTHARTTSVNSISAQALAELGIDISDHTPTQLTAALIDAADLIVVLGTQAHLNPTTTPIEIWETDEPSLRGIDGIERMRLIRDDINARVNDLTDRLTHQQNQTAPGHKPETHSTQSDT, encoded by the coding sequence GTGACCGATAGCCTCCCCGCCCAACCCGCCCCACCCACCGTGCTATTCGTCTGCGTCAGCAATGCCGGGAAATCCGTGATGGCACAGGGCCTCATGCGTCATGCCGCCCAAGGGCGCGTCAACACGCTTTCGGCGGGAACCCATGCCAGGACCACCTCAGTCAATAGCATCTCCGCACAAGCGCTCGCCGAACTCGGCATCGACATCAGCGACCACACGCCCACTCAGCTCACCGCCGCCCTAATCGACGCCGCTGATCTGATAGTCGTCCTCGGAACCCAAGCTCACCTCAACCCGACCACCACGCCAATTGAGATCTGGGAAACCGACGAACCATCGCTGCGCGGGATCGACGGCATCGAACGCATGCGCCTCATCCGCGACGACATCAACGCCCGAGTCAACGACCTCACCGACCGCCTCACCCACCAACAGAATCAGACGGCCCCGGGGCATAAACCGGAAACGCACTCGACACAAAGTGATACGTGA
- the arsB gene encoding ACR3 family arsenite efflux transporter, with protein sequence MTNRTANDESSAPARLSTLDRLLPVWIGVAMAAGLLLGRLIPGLNTALDDVQVDGISLPIALGLLIMMYPVLAKVRYDRLDTVASDRRLLLSSLLLNWVFGPALMFALAWLLLPDLPEYRTGLIIVGLARCIAMVIIWNDLACGDREAAAVLVALNSIFQVVMFAVLGWFYLSVLPGWLGLPPTSITTSPWQIAKSVLIFLGIPLAAGYLSRGLGERAKGRDWYEARFLPRIGPWALYGLLFIIVVLFALQGDQISHKPLDVVRIALPLLAYFAIMWGGGYLLGAVLHLGYQRTTTLAFTAAGNNFELAIAVAIATYGATSGQALAGVVGPLIEVPVLVALVYVSLALRHRFPDAVTAPSGVTADPGATRDR encoded by the coding sequence ATGACCAATAGGACAGCCAACGACGAATCCTCCGCTCCAGCACGACTTTCCACCCTCGACCGCCTGTTGCCAGTTTGGATCGGGGTGGCCATGGCCGCTGGGCTGCTGCTGGGCCGGCTGATCCCCGGGCTGAACACCGCCCTGGACGACGTGCAGGTCGACGGAATCTCCCTGCCCATCGCGCTAGGTCTGCTGATCATGATGTATCCGGTGCTGGCCAAGGTTCGCTACGACCGCCTCGACACCGTCGCCTCCGATCGCCGCCTCCTGCTCAGCTCCCTGCTGCTCAACTGGGTGTTCGGCCCAGCGCTGATGTTCGCCCTGGCCTGGCTGCTGCTGCCCGATCTGCCCGAATACCGCACCGGACTGATCATCGTCGGGCTGGCCCGCTGCATCGCCATGGTCATCATCTGGAACGACTTGGCCTGCGGTGACCGCGAAGCCGCCGCCGTCCTGGTGGCACTGAACTCGATCTTCCAGGTCGTCATGTTCGCCGTGCTGGGATGGTTCTACCTCTCGGTGCTGCCCGGCTGGCTGGGCTTACCCCCAACCAGCATCACCACCTCGCCCTGGCAGATCGCCAAATCGGTGCTCATCTTCCTGGGCATCCCCCTGGCCGCGGGATACCTCTCCCGAGGGCTCGGGGAGCGCGCGAAGGGCCGCGATTGGTACGAAGCGCGATTCCTGCCCCGCATCGGGCCGTGGGCGCTCTACGGGCTGCTGTTCATCATCGTCGTGCTGTTCGCCCTACAGGGCGACCAGATCAGCCACAAACCACTTGACGTCGTTCGCATCGCGCTGCCCCTGCTGGCCTACTTCGCCATCATGTGGGGCGGCGGTTACCTGTTGGGGGCAGTCCTGCACCTGGGCTATCAACGCACCACCACCCTGGCATTCACCGCCGCTGGCAACAACTTCGAACTCGCCATCGCCGTGGCGATCGCCACCTACGGCGCCACCTCCGGCCAAGCCCTGGCCGGCGTCGTCGGTCCACTCATCGAAGTCCCGGTCCTCGTCGCACTCGTCTACGTCTCCCTGGCCCTGCGCCACCGCTTCCCCGACGCAGTCACCGCGCCATCTGGAGTCACCGCCGATCCAGGAGCCACGCGTGACCGATAG
- a CDS encoding ArsI/CadI family heavy metal resistance metalloenzyme — MSRVQLALNVDDLDAAITFYSKLFGAEPAKRKPGYANFAITEPPLKLVLLENPGRGGTLNHLGVEVDSSDTVYAEIARLTEAGVFTDEEIGTTCCFATQDKVWVTGPGGERWEVYTVLADSETFGTSPQHGDAANRGGGVCCDGASQDPMAAPTVSCC; from the coding sequence ATGTCACGTGTTCAGCTCGCCCTCAACGTCGACGACCTCGACGCGGCGATCACGTTCTACTCCAAGCTCTTTGGCGCCGAGCCGGCCAAGCGCAAACCCGGGTATGCGAACTTCGCGATCACCGAGCCACCGCTGAAGCTGGTGCTGCTGGAGAACCCTGGCCGGGGCGGCACCCTGAACCACCTCGGGGTGGAGGTCGACTCCAGCGACACCGTGTACGCCGAGATCGCTCGGCTGACCGAGGCCGGCGTGTTCACCGACGAGGAGATTGGCACCACGTGTTGCTTCGCCACCCAGGACAAGGTCTGGGTGACCGGGCCCGGCGGTGAGCGCTGGGAGGTCTACACCGTGCTGGCCGACTCCGAGACCTTTGGCACCAGCCCTCAACACGGCGACGCCGCCAACCGTGGCGGCGGGGTGTGCTGCGACGGCGCCAGCCAGGACCCCATGGCGGCGCCCACGGTGTCGTGCTGCTGA
- a CDS encoding Rv2640c family ArsR-like transcriptional regulator, whose translation MPKALPVIDTSAPVCCAPVASGPMSDDDALQIALRLKALADPARVKIVSYLFSSAAGEENSGELAAVLGLTESTVSHHLTQLRRAGLVVSDRRGMNVFHRVRPDALQALCVALDPNCCI comes from the coding sequence ATGCCCAAGGCGTTACCCGTGATCGACACCTCAGCACCGGTATGCTGCGCTCCGGTGGCCTCGGGTCCGATGAGTGACGATGATGCGTTGCAGATCGCGCTGCGCCTCAAGGCACTGGCCGATCCGGCGCGAGTCAAGATCGTGTCGTATCTGTTCAGTTCCGCCGCCGGCGAGGAGAACTCCGGGGAGTTGGCCGCCGTGCTGGGCTTGACCGAGTCCACGGTCAGTCACCACCTGACCCAGCTGCGCAGGGCCGGGCTGGTGGTCTCGGATCGGCGCGGCATGAACGTGTTTCACCGCGTCCGCCCAGACGCACTACAGGCGTTGTGCGTAGCGTTGGATCCCAACTGCTGCATCTAA
- a CDS encoding PE family protein has translation MRTGADAIQGVGGAGGDGGRGGDGGNGATGGAGVNGSSTGGTGGTGRTGGSGGAGGAGGNAGAGGAGSTIGAAGTNGDGGDGGDAADGGTGGRGANGADGADGEDGATPGADGSAGSAGGNGSNGGTGGAAGLAGTGGAAGIGGTGGHDGTAGQAANQGNGGAGGDGGRGGNGATGATGTTGATGAGIDAAGNGANGATGGAGGSGGIGGAGGNAGRGGTGTVTGLSGANGDGGNGGNAADGGVGGTGATGAAGMNGLDGGAPGESGTAGGTGSNGGDGGDGGAAGTAGAGGLAGTGGTGGSDGATGASANQGAGGMGGVGGVGGRGGDGAQGVTGSTGGDATTAGGAGADGGTGGIGGSGGAGGTGGDGGRGGSGSITGASGRNGDGGAGGNAGAGGTGGSGGNGRAGIDGTTGIGAGGAGTAGGSGGSGGDGGAGGAAGIAGVGGAAGSGGSGGIQGAAGASSTQGVGGVGGNGAAGGRGGTGADGAPGTNGASRFVPFDGTFTGAAGTAGGAGGTGGQGGTGGNAGHGGTGSTMGATGLDGAGGTGGKGGAGGTGGDGGQILRDPSHPIQRTLDVTGGHGGSGGNGGNGGLGGQPGTGGSVAAATAGANGAGGDGGAGGNGASTHLPEFANSLETGTGGAGGDGGNGGNGATVGNGGAGGAGGTSDVNVETFPSNYNLYGGHGGGGGMGTTGGDGGSGGQVTVSGTRLNEGIGGTGGAGGTGLAQGGDGGDGGDVVGRVSLLAVGGDGGNGGNATLPGSAGGNGGNGGDISDYLGGGGAGGVGGVGTAGSGRNGVHGQTRQDL, from the coding sequence GTGAGGACCGGCGCCGACGCGATCCAGGGTGTCGGTGGGGCAGGCGGTGACGGTGGCCGCGGCGGTGACGGCGGCAACGGCGCCACCGGTGGGGCGGGTGTGAACGGTTCATCGACGGGGGGTACCGGTGGGACCGGGCGGACCGGAGGCAGCGGCGGCGCCGGAGGCGCCGGCGGGAACGCAGGCGCCGGTGGTGCGGGCTCCACGATCGGCGCTGCCGGAACCAACGGTGACGGTGGCGATGGCGGTGACGCCGCTGACGGCGGCACCGGTGGCCGCGGTGCCAACGGCGCTGACGGCGCTGACGGGGAAGACGGGGCTACGCCCGGCGCCGACGGTAGTGCGGGCAGCGCTGGTGGCAACGGCAGCAATGGCGGAACCGGCGGCGCGGCGGGTCTTGCCGGTACCGGCGGCGCGGCGGGGATCGGCGGCACCGGTGGCCATGACGGGACCGCTGGCCAGGCGGCCAATCAAGGCAATGGCGGTGCTGGCGGTGATGGCGGCCGTGGCGGCAACGGCGCCACCGGCGCCACCGGCACGACCGGCGCCACCGGTGCGGGGATCGACGCCGCGGGCAACGGCGCGAACGGCGCCACCGGTGGTGCGGGCGGTTCCGGCGGCATCGGTGGGGCCGGTGGCAACGCCGGACGCGGCGGCACCGGCACCGTCACCGGGCTGAGCGGCGCCAACGGTGACGGCGGCAACGGCGGAAACGCCGCCGACGGGGGGGTCGGCGGAACTGGCGCCACCGGCGCGGCCGGGATGAACGGACTCGACGGCGGCGCCCCGGGTGAATCCGGCACAGCTGGCGGCACCGGAAGTAATGGGGGGGACGGCGGCGATGGTGGCGCGGCCGGCACCGCCGGCGCGGGTGGTCTCGCCGGCACCGGGGGCACCGGCGGCAGCGATGGCGCCACCGGTGCAAGTGCGAACCAAGGCGCCGGAGGCATGGGCGGCGTCGGCGGAGTGGGTGGACGTGGTGGTGACGGCGCCCAGGGCGTGACGGGCAGCACCGGCGGCGATGCGACGACCGCTGGTGGCGCAGGCGCCGACGGCGGGACCGGCGGGATCGGTGGCTCAGGAGGCGCGGGCGGTACCGGTGGTGACGGCGGGCGCGGTGGCAGTGGTTCGATTACCGGCGCCAGCGGACGCAACGGGGACGGCGGGGCCGGCGGCAACGCTGGTGCGGGCGGCACCGGCGGCAGCGGTGGCAACGGAAGAGCCGGCATCGACGGCACCACCGGCATCGGCGCCGGCGGTGCCGGCACCGCCGGCGGCAGCGGCGGCTCCGGTGGCGATGGCGGCGCTGGTGGCGCGGCCGGCATCGCCGGCGTTGGTGGTGCGGCCGGCAGCGGCGGGTCCGGCGGCATTCAGGGGGCAGCCGGTGCCAGCTCTACCCAAGGCGTGGGTGGCGTGGGCGGCAACGGTGCCGCCGGCGGTCGCGGCGGCACCGGCGCCGACGGCGCCCCCGGCACGAACGGCGCCTCCCGATTCGTCCCGTTCGACGGCACCTTCACCGGCGCAGCCGGAACTGCAGGCGGCGCCGGCGGCACCGGCGGCCAGGGCGGCACCGGCGGTAACGCCGGGCACGGCGGCACCGGCTCGACCATGGGCGCCACCGGCCTCGACGGTGCCGGCGGCACCGGTGGCAAAGGCGGCGCAGGCGGCACAGGGGGCGACGGAGGTCAGATACTCCGTGATCCGAGTCACCCCATCCAGAGAACTCTGGACGTCACCGGCGGCCACGGTGGAAGCGGTGGCAACGGCGGGAACGGTGGACTTGGTGGCCAGCCCGGCACCGGCGGATCAGTGGCGGCCGCGACTGCCGGCGCGAACGGCGCTGGAGGTGACGGCGGCGCCGGCGGCAACGGTGCCAGCACCCACCTCCCTGAATTCGCAAATTCACTCGAAACGGGTACCGGTGGCGCTGGTGGGGACGGCGGTAACGGGGGCAACGGCGCCACCGTGGGCAACGGCGGCGCTGGTGGCGCCGGTGGCACCAGCGATGTGAACGTCGAGACCTTTCCGTCCAACTACAATCTGTATGGAGGCCACGGCGGCGGCGGTGGCATGGGAACAACGGGAGGCGACGGCGGTTCGGGCGGGCAAGTCACCGTGTCGGGTACCCGCTTGAATGAAGGCATTGGGGGCACCGGCGGCGCCGGTGGCACCGGACTGGCCCAGGGCGGTGACGGCGGCGACGGCGGCGATGTCGTAGGCCGCGTCTCCCTTCTCGCAGTAGGCGGCGACGGCGGCAACGGCGGCAACGCGACACTTCCCGGCAGCGCCGGCGGCAACGGGGGCAACGGGGGCGACATATCAGATTACCTAGGTGGGGGTGGGGCAGGCGGCGTGGGCGGTGTCGGGACGGCGGGAAGCGGCCGCAACGGCGTCCACGGCCAAACACGTCAAGACCTCTAG
- a CDS encoding PE family protein translates to MSSTLHEVPTIASSTLPQSAVATGAVVAPARLAVTAVTPAAAPPDLGTVLNQVLALFVSNGTATHPNAGLLLGTGYSYTATSCSSGAACRGGNGGLLLGIGGAGFDGGNGGAVGFLGNGGNGGAGVNGINGGAGGAGGNGGLFIGAGGAGGAGVNGLSGANGTTAGQSGASGSAGGRGGAGGSGGLLIGFGGSGGAGGAGGAGGNGAVGAQGLSATTAGATGGVGMAGGSGGTGGVGGDAGAAGRAGLFGTAGTSGVNGTGGRGGNAGMGGTGGRGADGAVGTDGADATTAGASGGAGSAGQAGGTGGVGGAAGLAGIGGASGSGGTGGGGGANGAGAVQGVGGAGGDGGRGGTGGRGAAGVTGAAGPDPGANGGTGGTGGSGGTGGAGGNAGAGGAGSTIGAAGVNGSGGTGGDAADGGTGGRGADGATGADGTDGVTSGADGGAGTAGGIGGTGGTGGAAGLAGVGGSAGTGGTGGKSGADGAAAIQGAGGAGGNGGVGGRGGNGATGAAGAAGATYPGVGGGGYVGGDGQVGGNGGAGGAGGNAGSGGAGSTLGATGVNGDGGTGGNAGDGGVGGRGGNGNDGHDGASGVAIGEYGGAGLSGGNGGMGGTGGAAGLAGVGGAAGTGGTGGVSGAEGTAGIQGVGGAGGDGGRGGVGGNGAAGTDGAAATTPGANGRSGQAGGSGGAGGAGGNAGGGGAGSTTGATGTNGDGGNGGNAGGGGNGGRGADGIDGTDGPNATTAGGTGGDGTAGGNGGAGGAGGAAGLAGVGGAVGTGGSGGVTGADGAAAIQGVGGAGGDGGRGGNGGNGAPGAAGAAGAAAAVGAANSTPGANGQAGQTGGSGGAGGAGGNAGAGGAGSTTGATGTNGDGGNGGNAADGGTGGHGADGVDGAFGGNAYTIGGSGQDGTAGGNGGTGESAVPGGEDRRRRDPGCRWGRR, encoded by the coding sequence GTGTCGAGCACCCTCCACGAGGTGCCAACGATCGCGTCGTCGACGCTCCCGCAGAGCGCGGTGGCCACTGGCGCCGTCGTGGCGCCGGCGCGCCTTGCCGTCACGGCGGTCACTCCGGCCGCGGCCCCGCCGGATCTGGGGACGGTGCTCAATCAGGTGCTGGCGTTGTTCGTCAGCAACGGCACCGCCACCCACCCGAATGCGGGTCTGCTGTTGGGCACCGGGTACAGCTACACCGCCACGTCCTGCAGCAGCGGCGCGGCGTGCCGTGGCGGCAACGGCGGCCTGCTGCTGGGCATCGGGGGCGCCGGTTTCGACGGCGGCAACGGTGGGGCGGTCGGGTTCCTTGGCAACGGCGGCAACGGCGGGGCCGGGGTGAACGGCATCAACGGCGGCGCCGGGGGTGCGGGCGGCAACGGGGGCCTGTTCATCGGGGCCGGTGGTGCCGGCGGTGCGGGCGTCAATGGTCTTAGTGGCGCGAATGGCACGACTGCGGGGCAGTCCGGTGCCAGCGGATCGGCGGGTGGTCGGGGCGGGGCTGGCGGCAGCGGCGGCCTGCTGATCGGATTTGGCGGCAGCGGCGGCGCTGGCGGGGCCGGTGGTGCTGGCGGCAATGGCGCGGTCGGCGCCCAAGGCTTGTCGGCCACCACGGCAGGAGCCACCGGTGGTGTCGGTATGGCGGGTGGATCCGGCGGTACGGGTGGGGTCGGCGGGGACGCCGGCGCGGCAGGTCGTGCCGGACTGTTCGGGACCGCCGGGACGTCAGGAGTGAATGGAACCGGTGGCCGCGGTGGCAACGCAGGCATGGGCGGAACCGGTGGCCGCGGCGCGGACGGCGCCGTCGGCACGGACGGCGCGGACGCAACCACGGCCGGCGCTAGTGGAGGTGCGGGCAGCGCCGGACAGGCCGGCGGCACCGGCGGCGTCGGTGGCGCGGCGGGTCTGGCCGGCATCGGGGGCGCATCGGGCAGCGGAGGCACCGGTGGCGGGGGCGGCGCCAATGGTGCCGGCGCGGTGCAGGGTGTCGGCGGTGCCGGTGGTGATGGTGGCCGCGGTGGCACCGGTGGACGCGGCGCCGCTGGTGTCACCGGCGCAGCAGGGCCGGACCCCGGCGCCAACGGCGGGACCGGCGGCACTGGCGGCAGCGGCGGCACCGGAGGGGCGGGCGGCAACGCCGGTGCCGGCGGCGCGGGCTCCACGATCGGCGCAGCTGGGGTCAACGGCTCGGGAGGCACCGGTGGTGACGCCGCTGACGGCGGAACCGGTGGCCGCGGTGCGGATGGCGCGACCGGTGCCGACGGGACCGATGGTGTGACCTCCGGCGCCGATGGCGGCGCAGGCACCGCCGGTGGGATAGGCGGCACCGGCGGAACGGGCGGCGCGGCCGGTCTGGCGGGTGTCGGAGGCAGCGCAGGGACCGGCGGTACCGGTGGAAAGTCCGGCGCCGACGGCGCCGCGGCCATCCAGGGTGCGGGCGGGGCGGGCGGCAACGGCGGGGTCGGTGGTCGCGGCGGCAACGGCGCCACGGGTGCGGCGGGTGCGGCGGGTGCCACCTATCCGGGGGTCGGTGGCGGCGGGTATGTCGGGGGTGACGGGCAGGTCGGCGGCAACGGCGGCGCCGGAGGCGCGGGCGGTAACGCTGGCAGCGGTGGTGCGGGCTCCACCCTCGGCGCCACCGGGGTCAACGGCGACGGCGGCACCGGCGGTAACGCCGGCGACGGCGGTGTCGGTGGGCGCGGCGGTAACGGCAATGACGGTCACGACGGCGCCAGCGGTGTCGCGATCGGCGAATACGGCGGTGCGGGCCTCTCCGGTGGCAACGGTGGCATGGGTGGCACCGGCGGGGCGGCCGGTCTGGCCGGCGTCGGGGGTGCGGCGGGCACCGGCGGCACTGGTGGGGTCAGCGGCGCTGAGGGCACCGCCGGGATACAGGGTGTTGGCGGGGCCGGCGGCGACGGGGGCCGCGGCGGCGTGGGCGGCAACGGCGCGGCCGGCACGGACGGTGCGGCGGCTACGACCCCGGGAGCCAACGGTAGGTCCGGGCAGGCCGGTGGTAGCGGTGGCGCCGGAGGCGCGGGCGGCAACGCCGGCGGCGGCGGTGCGGGCTCCACGACCGGGGCCACCGGAACCAACGGCGACGGCGGCAACGGCGGCAATGCTGGCGGCGGCGGGAACGGTGGCCGCGGCGCCGACGGCATCGACGGTACGGATGGGCCGAACGCGACCACGGCCGGTGGCACCGGCGGCGACGGCACCGCAGGCGGCAACGGCGGCGCCGGCGGTGCCGGAGGCGCGGCCGGTCTGGCCGGTGTCGGGGGTGCCGTCGGGACCGGAGGCAGCGGTGGGGTCACCGGCGCCGACGGTGCCGCCGCGATCCAGGGTGTTGGCGGGGCGGGCGGTGACGGAGGTCGCGGCGGTAACGGCGGTAACGGCGCCCCCGGTGCGGCGGGCGCGGCGGGTGCGGCCGCTGCGGTAGGCGCGGCGAATTCCACCCCCGGGGCCAACGGGCAGGCCGGGCAGACCGGCGGCAGCGGCGGCGCCGGGGGCGCGGGTGGCAACGCCGGCGCCGGTGGTGCGGGCTCCACGACCGGGGCCACCGGAACCAACGGCGACGGCGGCAACGGCGGGAACGCCGCCGACGGCGGCACTGGTGGGCATGGTGCCGACGGCGTCGACGGCGCGTTCGGGGGCAACGCGTACACGATCGGTGGCAGCGGTCAGGACGGCACCGCAGGCGGCAACGGCGGAACCGGGGAGTCGGCGGTGCCGGGCGGTGAGGACCGGCGCCGACGCGATCCAGGGTGTCGGTGGGGCAGGCGGTGA
- a CDS encoding cutinase family protein: MAAVVLWAVPVAITSPLPVALADDCPDAEVIFARGTDEPAGLGRVGQALVDSLRQQTGMNIDAYPVNYKASLFQLHTDDGSEDAVSQVKSMAGKCPNTPLVLGGYSQGASVMDIVTGVSVDGLLRGTSLPATYADNVAAVVTFGNVADRTNKPISSSSALLGAKALDLCNPADPICHAGPGNDWQGHTQGYVPDYTDQAASFVVSKLVGARASTYPSTPSPYGSAPLAPSPYGPSPSGPPYAPSPYAPSPLTATAPDATAQSPYLPPSPTPSAPLLPADGSITYH, from the coding sequence GTGGCGGCCGTCGTCCTGTGGGCGGTCCCGGTCGCGATCACATCCCCTCTGCCGGTGGCGCTCGCCGACGACTGCCCCGACGCAGAGGTGATCTTCGCGCGGGGCACCGACGAGCCAGCCGGCCTGGGGCGGGTAGGTCAGGCTCTCGTCGACTCCCTGCGCCAGCAGACCGGCATGAACATCGACGCCTACCCGGTGAACTACAAGGCGAGCCTGTTCCAGCTGCACACTGACGATGGCTCGGAAGACGCTGTCTCGCAAGTGAAGTCGATGGCCGGAAAATGTCCGAACACACCGCTGGTGCTGGGTGGGTACTCCCAAGGCGCTTCGGTCATGGACATCGTCACCGGGGTCTCGGTGGACGGCCTGCTGCGAGGCACCTCGCTGCCCGCCACCTACGCCGACAACGTCGCCGCAGTCGTCACCTTCGGCAACGTGGCCGACCGCACCAATAAACCGATCTCCTCGAGCAGCGCGCTGCTCGGCGCGAAGGCGCTCGACCTGTGCAACCCAGCCGACCCGATCTGTCATGCCGGTCCCGGTAACGACTGGCAAGGACACACCCAGGGATACGTCCCCGACTACACCGACCAGGCGGCGAGCTTCGTCGTCAGCAAACTCGTCGGAGCGCGGGCATCGACGTATCCGTCGACCCCGTCGCCGTACGGTTCCGCGCCCTTGGCGCCCTCGCCGTATGGTCCTTCGCCCTCGGGGCCCCCCTACGCGCCGTCGCCCTACGCGCCGTCGCCGTTGACGGCAACCGCGCCAGACGCAACGGCCCAATCGCCGTACCTGCCCCCCAGCCCCACGCCCTCAGCCCCGCTGCTGCCAGCGGATGGATCCATCACGTATCACTGA
- a CDS encoding MarR family winged helix-turn-helix transcriptional regulator, whose amino-acid sequence MPTVAAETLSHLIGPLRRALLRATLRFDGLPDIPDAQVELLRAMSAKPSATPGQLADELGLARSTVSNLIKALTAAGLATRTLGHTDARNVEVEPTAQARTLLKRYDRASSELLDRALQHLSADDRRRIDAAMPALGRLRRVLEDSTLR is encoded by the coding sequence ATGCCGACCGTTGCCGCGGAGACCTTGAGTCATCTGATCGGTCCGTTACGCCGCGCCCTGCTCCGTGCCACGCTGCGTTTCGACGGGTTGCCGGACATACCCGACGCCCAGGTCGAACTGCTGCGGGCGATGTCGGCCAAGCCGTCCGCCACACCTGGGCAACTCGCCGACGAACTGGGCCTGGCCCGCTCGACCGTCAGCAACCTCATCAAGGCACTGACCGCAGCGGGCCTGGCGACGCGCACGCTCGGTCACACCGATGCCCGCAACGTCGAAGTCGAACCCACCGCACAGGCGCGCACCCTGCTCAAGCGCTACGACCGAGCCAGCTCGGAACTCCTCGACCGCGCACTGCAGCACCTGAGCGCTGACGACCGCAGGCGCATCGACGCCGCCATGCCGGCGCTCGGCAGATTGCGTCGGGTGCTGGAAGATTCCACGCTGCGCTGA
- a CDS encoding phenolic acid decarboxylase, translating to MSASPSNATSIPPQDLSGIIGRRFIYTYANGWQYELYVKNATTIDYRIHTGMVGGRWVKDETVDLVQLSGDDYKLSWNEPTGTSVALNIMPIARRLHGTIFFPQWIEQDGSKTVLFQNDHIDQMRAYRDAGPTYPIYVVPEFAVITFIENVGPDDETAIAAAPSDLPAGFADRTN from the coding sequence ATGAGCGCCTCCCCCTCGAACGCAACCTCCATTCCGCCGCAAGACCTGTCTGGGATCATCGGTCGTCGCTTCATCTACACCTATGCCAATGGCTGGCAGTACGAGTTGTACGTGAAGAACGCGACCACCATCGACTACCGAATTCATACGGGGATGGTCGGCGGACGGTGGGTGAAGGACGAGACCGTCGATCTCGTCCAATTGTCCGGTGACGATTACAAGCTGTCGTGGAACGAACCCACCGGCACCAGCGTCGCGCTGAACATCATGCCCATCGCCCGCCGTCTGCACGGCACCATCTTCTTCCCGCAGTGGATCGAACAAGACGGCTCGAAAACCGTTCTCTTCCAGAATGATCACATCGACCAGATGCGCGCCTACCGTGACGCGGGCCCCACCTACCCGATCTATGTAGTGCCCGAGTTCGCCGTCATCACCTTCATCGAGAACGTGGGCCCCGATGACGAGACGGCCATCGCCGCCGCCCCAAGCGATCTACCTGCCGGGTTCGCGGATCGGACGAACTGA
- a CDS encoding cytochrome P450: MTLLGDAADFFDDDVLQDPYALYDRMRDQAPVHRIGDSVFFAVCGWDAVTEAVGRVEDFSSNLTATMVYRDGTVTPFDMGPLGAPHHALATADDPLHDVHRKLLVPHLSARRIRVIEEFAETTAIGLWSGGVIDGHVEWMSAIANRLPMMVVARLLGLPEDDVDRLIRLGYATTTLLDGVVSPAQLEAAGVAAMELSGYVMEHFASAGAAGAPGLIGDLAARYACGEVEQFAALAIMLTLFSAAGESTASLLGSAAWILATRPEIQEAVRTRPELLGAFIEETLRYESPFRGHYRHVVRDTTLGGVTLAAGSRLLLMWGAANRDPAKFNQPNEFRLDRGDAKGHVTFGRGAHFCVGAALARLEAQIVLRVLLQQTTWIQAADVGQWLPSILVRRLDRLNLAVA; this comes from the coding sequence ATGACGCTGCTGGGCGACGCCGCCGACTTCTTCGACGATGACGTCCTACAGGACCCGTACGCCCTCTATGACCGGATGCGCGACCAGGCGCCGGTTCACCGCATCGGTGACTCCGTGTTCTTCGCGGTGTGTGGCTGGGACGCCGTCACCGAGGCCGTCGGTCGTGTCGAGGACTTTTCGTCCAACCTGACCGCGACGATGGTGTATCGCGACGGAACCGTCACCCCGTTCGACATGGGTCCTCTGGGCGCCCCGCACCATGCGCTGGCCACCGCCGACGACCCACTGCACGACGTGCACCGAAAGCTCCTGGTACCCCACCTCAGCGCCAGACGGATCCGAGTCATCGAGGAGTTCGCCGAAACCACGGCGATCGGTCTGTGGTCCGGAGGCGTGATCGACGGTCACGTCGAATGGATGAGTGCGATCGCCAACCGACTCCCGATGATGGTGGTTGCCCGACTACTGGGACTGCCCGAGGACGACGTCGACAGGCTGATCCGGCTGGGCTATGCCACCACGACATTGCTCGACGGCGTCGTCAGCCCAGCCCAGCTCGAAGCCGCGGGTGTAGCCGCGATGGAGCTCTCCGGTTACGTGATGGAGCACTTCGCGAGCGCCGGCGCCGCTGGCGCGCCGGGCCTCATCGGCGACCTGGCTGCCCGCTACGCCTGCGGTGAGGTGGAGCAATTCGCGGCGCTGGCGATCATGCTCACCTTGTTCAGCGCAGCGGGGGAGTCCACGGCGTCCTTGCTGGGCAGCGCAGCATGGATTCTGGCGACTCGTCCCGAGATACAGGAGGCGGTCCGTACGCGTCCCGAGCTGCTGGGTGCGTTCATCGAGGAGACGCTGCGGTACGAGTCGCCGTTTCGTGGCCACTACCGCCACGTCGTCAGGGACACCACACTCGGCGGAGTGACGTTGGCGGCCGGTTCCCGCCTGCTGCTGATGTGGGGGGCAGCCAACCGTGATCCTGCTAAGTTCAACCAGCCCAATGAGTTTCGGCTCGACCGCGGCGACGCCAAGGGACACGTCACCTTCGGCAGGGGAGCCCACTTCTGCGTCGGCGCCGCACTGGCACGTTTGGAAGCCCAGATCGTGTTGCGGGTCCTGTTGCAGCAGACCACTTGGATCCAGGCCGCCGACGTGGGGCAGTGGCTCCCCAGTATCCTCGTCCGCCGGCTCGATCGGCTGAACCTGGCCGTCGCGTGA